One genomic region from Vitis riparia cultivar Riparia Gloire de Montpellier isolate 1030 chromosome 17, EGFV_Vit.rip_1.0, whole genome shotgun sequence encodes:
- the LOC117905247 gene encoding vacuolar protein 8 has protein sequence MKIPETEHINQLISSLSDEIPHIQTFKGKWAVIRGKLGDLRTQVADFGEFPGFKSNPLSMELMQSISQTLQDAVLVASRCRESELSQGKLKTQSDIDSISAKLDRLIKDGEILIGSGVLQDGVLVGSKREVVRAEARNLITRLQIGSSESKNLAMDSLLGLLSEDDKNVMISVAQGVVPVLVRLLDSSSSVEMKEKTVAVISRVSMVDSGRNVLAAEGLLLLNHLLRVLESGSGFAREKACVALQSLSFSKENARAIGCRGGISSLLEICDAGTPSSQAVAAGVLRNLAGFQEIKENFIEENAISVILRLLASGTAFAQANAIGCLCNLVSEDENLKLLVAREGGIQCLKNFWDSVGAVGSLEIAAEFLRHLALCPSIAEVLVSDGFIGRLMVLLNCGVVGVRIAAAKAVDALGFSTKSRKEMGECGCIPPLVGMLDGKSIEEKAAAAKALSNLMLYVGNRKIFRKDERGIVGAVQLLDPLIHNLDKKYPVSVLTSVVNSKTCRKQMVAASACVYLQKLVEMDIEGAKKLWESLGPSKLWGVFARS, from the coding sequence ATGAAAATACCTGAAACTGAGCATATCAACCAGCTTATCTCTTCTCTGTCTGATGAGATACCTCATATACAGACCTTCAAAGGGAAATGGGCAGTTATCAGAGGCAAGCTGGGTGATCTCAGGACCCAAGTGGCTGATTTTGGTGAGTTTCCTGGGTTCAAGTCCAATCCTCTTTCTATGGAACTCATGCAGTCCATCTCGCAGACCCTACAAGACGCCGTTTTGGTGGCTTCGAGGTGTAGAGAGTCTGAGTTGTCTCAGGGGAAGCTCAAGACCCAGAGCGATATAGACTCGATTTCCGCGAAGCTGGACCGTTTGATCAAAGATGGTGAGATCTTGATAGGGAGTGGAGTGCTTCAAGATGGGGTATTGGTGGGTTCGAAGAGGGAAGTGGTGCGAGCGGAGGCGAGGAACTTGATAACTCGGTTGCAGATTGGGAGTTCCGAGTCCAAGAACTTGGCGATGGACTCGTTGTTGGGTTTGCTCTCTGAGGATGACAAGAACGTGATGATCTCGGTGGCACAAGGCGTGGTTCCGGTGCTCGTACGCCTACTCGATTCCAGCTCTTCTGTGGAGATGAAGGAGAAGACCGTGGCGGTGATTTCCAGGGTCTCGATGGTGGATAGTGGCAGAAATGTGTTGGCTGCTGAAGGCTTGTTGCTTTTGAATCATTTGCTTCGAGTTCTGGAATCGGGAAGTGGGTTCGCAAGAGAAAAGGCTTGTGTTGCCCTCCAATCTCTGAGCTTTTCGAAAGAGAACGCTAGGGCAATTGGGTGTAGAGGTGGAATTTCATCTCTATTAGAGATTTGTGATGCTGGGACGCCGAGTTCTCAGGCTGTTGCGGCTGGGGTTTTGAGGAATCTTGCTGGGTTTCAAGAAATAAAGGAGAATTTCATCGAGGAGAATGCGATTTCTGTTATTCTTAGGCTTCTGGCTTCGGGAACAGCCTTTGCGCAAGCAAATGCAATTGGGTGTCTGTGTAATTTAGTATCTGAAGATGAGAATTTGAAGCTTTTGGTTGCTAGGGAGGGAGGGATCCAGTGTTTGAAGAATTTCTGGGATTCAGTTGGGGCAGTTGGAAGTCTTGAAATTGCTGCCGAGTTCTTGAGGCATTTGGCTTTGTGCCCGTCAATTGCAGAAGTGCTTGTTTCTGATGGATTTATTGGTCGGCTCATGGTGCTGTTGAATTGTGGGGTGGTAGGTGTGAGAATTGCCGCAGCTAAGGCTGTTGATGCATTGGGCTTTAGCACAAAATCGAGGAAAGAGATGGGTGAATGTGGGTGTATTCCTCCACTGGTTGGAATGTTGGATGGTAAGTCTATTGAAGAGAAAGCAGCAGCGGCGAAGGCATTGTCCAATCTCATGCTCTATGTGGGCAATAGAAAGATTTTTCGGAAGGATGAAAGGGGAATAGTGGGAGCAGTTCAGCTTCTGGATCCTTTGATACATAATTTGGATAAGAAGTACCCTGTTTCTGTATTGACCTCAGTTGTGAATTCAAAGACCTGCAGAAAGCAAATGGTTGCTGCCAGTGCTTGTGTATACT
- the LOC117904858 gene encoding dehydrogenase/reductase SDR family member FEY-like, producing MGKTTSSSGGKQGLGWMEWLRGWLYVIYEMLFQRISASHLQNPLPLPPLHDLTCIITGSTSGIGLQIARQLAEAGAHVVMAVRNSKAANDLIQKWQSEWSGKGLPLNIEVMELDLLSLDSVARFCEAWNARSAPLHVLINNAGIFSIGEPQKFSKDGYEEHMQVNHLAPALLSILLLPSLIRGSPSRIVNVNSVMHYIGFVDTEDMNVVSGKRKYTSLVGYSSSKLAQVQFSSVLHKRLPAEAGVSVVCVSPGVVQTNVARDLPRIVQAAYHLIPYFIFTPQEGSRSALFAATDPQIPEYCEMLKADEWPVSAFISQDCNPTNPSEEAHNIETSYRVWEKTLELIGLPLDSVERLIEGEEVKCRYGGQAEE from the exons atgGGGAAAACGACGTCGTCTAGTGGAGGGAAGCAGGGGCTGGGATGGATGGAGTGGCTGAGGGGATGGCTGTATGTGATATACGAGATGCTGTTTCAGAGAATCTCCGCCAGCCATTTGCAGAACCCCTTGCCTTTGCCTCCTCTCCACGATCTCACCTGCATCATCACCGGATCTACCAGCGGAATCGGCCTCCAAATCGCCAG ACAGTTGGCGGAAGCAGGGGCGCATGTGGTTATGGCGGTGAGAAATTCCAAGGCGGCTAATGATTTGATTCAGAAGTGGCAGAGTGAGTGGTCTGGGAAAGGCCTTCCTCTCAACATTGAG GTGATGGAACTTGATCTCCTCTCCTTGGATTCTGTCGCGAGATTTTGTGAAGCGTGGAATGCACGATCAGCACCTTTGCATGTTCTTATAAATAATGCGGGAATATTTTCCATTGGAG AaccacaaaaattttcaaaggacGGGTATGAAGAACACATGCAAGTGAATCATCTGGCTCCAGCATTGCTTTCAATATTGCTTTTGCCATCCCTTATTAGAGGCTCTCCAAGTCGAATTGTTAATGTGAATTCTGTT ATGCATTACATTGGCTTTGTTGACACGGAAGATATGAATGTTGTTTctgggaaaagaaaatatacaagTTTGGTTGGATACTCTAGCAGCAAGCTAGCACAG GTCCAGTTTAGCAGTGTCCTCCATAAGCGGCTACCTGCTGAAGCTGGTGTTAGTGTAGTATGTGTGTCACCTGGAGTTGTCCAAACAAACGTT GCAAGGGATCTTCCTAGAATTGTTCAAGCCGCTTATCATCTAATACCCTACTTTATCTTCACTCCTCAAGAAG GCTCTAGAAGTGCTTTGTTTGCAGCCACTGACCCGCAGATTCCAGAATACTGTGAAATGTTGAAAGCAGACGAGTGGCCTGTCTCTGCTTTCATCTCTCAGGATTGTAATCCAACAAATCCTTCAGAAGAAGCCCACAACATTGAAACTTCTTACAGAGTGTGGGAGAAGACATTGGAGCTGATTGGTCTTCCTCTTGATTCTGTGGAGAGGCTTATAGAAGGAGAAGAAGTTAAATGCCGATACGGGGGTCAGGCGGAGGAGTAG